The genomic window TGATTAATCTAAATTTATCAAAATGTGAAAGATCTTGTTAATTATTTTGCAACAGGCTGATACTCAGGTGACAGCTGTATCTGAATGATTTCATAGCTGTTTGTAACAACGTTGGTTATTCTAATTATATCCAATCTTAACCCTATGCATAACCATTCTTAAAACAAAGAACAAATCAAAAATAAACAGCTGAGAAAACATGTCAGAAACAACATAGGAGACAAAGATGATTAGGGGAACCTTGTGAAATATATTTCTCATTATATACTTTCTATTCTGTTAATACCGAATTTTTAAAAGTTGGTACCTAGATATATATAACTAGGTAAGGTGAAACAATCTGAGATCACTGATAGTAAAGTAGGATTTGAACAAGGTATTCGGGGGTAATTAAAAATGGTAATCTCAGAATATTTCTTCCCTGATTTTAACTCAGTCCATGTAgatgggttttgaatgagttaaaattgggcccatgGCAGTTTACAATTACATCTCTACAATAAAGGTTGAAAGCACATCAATGACACCATGTGCACAACCACCAGCTCATGGCCGTAGTTGCAACCATAGCAAGCTTTCAGCAGttaaaaattaaacttttatcTCAAAAGAGTGGAGAATAACTTTTTAGTATCATCCAGGTTGGGTTATACTGATGACATTACTGGAAAGATTGGTATCATTACTGGTGAAGAGACTAATTGTGAAATTAGTGCTGAGATTGGTGCTGTTACTGGTGAAGACACAGGTGGTGAGACTGGTCCTGAGGTTGATGCTGAGATTGGTGAAGAGACTGGTGCTGAGTTTGGTGCTGAGATTAGTGATGAGATTGATGAAGAGGTTGGTGAAGAGACTGGTGCTGAGGTTGGTGCTGAGATTGGTGAAGAGACTGCTGCTGAGGTTGGTGCTGAGATTAGTGATGAGATTGATGAAGAGGCTGGTGCTGAGGTTGGTGCTGAGATTGGTGAAGAGACTGGTGCTGAGGTTGGTGCTGAGATTGATGAAGAGACTGGTGCTGAGGTTGGTGCTGAGATTAGTGATGAGATTGATGAAGAGGCTGGTGCTGAGTTTGGTGAAGAGACTGGTGCTGAGACTGGGGAAGAGACTGGTGCTGAGGTTGGTGCTGAGATTAGTGATGAGATTGATGAAGAGGCTGGTGCTGAGGTTGGTGAAGAGACTGGTGCTGAGGTTGGTGAAGAGACTGGTGCTGAAGTTGGTGCTGAGATTAGTGATGAGATTGATGAAGAGACTGGTGCTGAGGTTGGTGAAGAGACTGGTGCTGAAGTTGGTGCTGAGATTAGTGATGAGATTGATGAAGAGACTGGTGCTGAGACTGGGGAAGAGGCTGGTGTTGAGATTGGTGAAAAGACTGCTGAAAATACTAGTGATGAGGTTGGTGCTGAGATGGATGAAGATATTGGTGATGAGACTGGTGAAGAGACCATTGAAGGGACTGGTGCTGAGGTTGGTGCTGAGACTGGCAAAGAGACTGGTGCTGAGACTGGTGATGTGATTGGTGCTGAGATTGGTGAAGGGACTGGTGCTGAGGTTGGTGAAGAGACTAGTGCTGAAGTTGGTGCTGAGATTAGTGATGAGCTTGATGAAGAGGCTGGTGCTGAGGTTGGTGAAGAGACTAGTGCTGAAGTTGGTGCTGAGATTAGTGATGAGATTGATGAAGAGGCTGATGATGAGACTGGTGAAGAGACCATTGAAGGGACTGGTGCTGAGACTGGCAAAGAGACTGGTGCTGAGACTGGTGAAGAGACTGGTGATGTGATTGGTGCTGAGATTGGTGAAGGGACTGTTGCTGAGGTTGGTGCTGAGATTGGTGAAGAGACTGGTGCTGAGGTTAGTGAAGAGACTAGTCCTGAGGTTGGTGTTGAGATTAGTGATGAGATTGATGAAGAGGCTGGTGCTGAGGTTGGTGAAGAGACTAGTGCTGAGGTTGGTGCTGAGATTAGTGATGAGATTGATGAAGAGGCTGGTGCTGAGTTTGGTGAAGAGGCTGGTGTTGAGATTGGTGAAAAGACTGCTGAAAATACTAGTGATGAGGTTGGTGCTGAGATGGATGAAGATGTTGGTGATGAGACTGGTGATGAGATAGATGATGACAGTGGTGCTGAGATTGGTGAACAGACTGGtactgatgttggtgctgagattgGTGAAGAGAGTGGTGCTGAGGTTGGTGCTGAGATTAGTGATGAGATTGATGAAGAGGCTGGTGCTGAGACTGCGGAAGAGACTGGTGTTGAGATTGGTGAAAAGACTGCTGAATGAGGTTGGTGCTGAGATGGTTGAAGATGTTAGTGATAAGACTGGTGAAGAGACCATTGAAGGGACTGGTGCTGAGGTTAGTGAAGGGACTGGTGCTGAGACTGGTGATGAGATTGGTGAAGAGGCTGGTGCTGAGAACGGTGAAGAGACTGGCACTGAGACTGGTGAAGAGGCTGGTGAAGAGGCTGGTGAACAGATTGGTGAAGACTGGTGAAGAGACTGGTGCTGAGGTTGGTGAAGAGACTGGAGAAGAGACTAAGGCTGAGGTTGGTGCTGAGACTGGCAAAGAGACTGGTGCTGAGACTGGTGATGAGACTGGTGCTGAGACTGGTGCTGAGACTGGTGATGAGACTAGTGATGAGACCGGTGCTGAGACTGGTGCTGAGACCGGTGAAGAGACTGTTGCTGAGACTGGTGATGAGACTGGTGAAGAGATTGACGCTGTGACTGGTGGTGAGATTGGTGATGAGATTGGTGAAGAGACTGGCACTGAGACTGGTGAGATTGGTGAAGAGGCTGGTGAAGAGACTGGTGAGGGGATTGGTGAAGAGACTGGTACTGAGACTGGCAATGAGATTGGCGAAGAAACTGGCGAAGAGGCTGGTGAAGAGATTGGCCAGGAGACTTGTGACGAGCCTGGTGCTGTGATTGTGGAGAGAGTGGTACTGAGACAGGTGAAGAGACTGGTGCTGGGAGTGGCTAAAAGACTGGTGCAGTTAGTGTTGAAGAAACTGCTGATGAAATAGGAGTTGAGGCTGGCGATGAGGCTGGTGCtctcagtgatggtgagctgGTTGCTGGTGCTTCCCATGAGACCGGTGCTGTTAGTAACGAGGAGAGACGGTGCTGTTCCgtttgctgctactgctgcagaTGATGTGAATTTGGAAATTCAGCCCCCTCCCCAAAACGGAGAGTGGAGTGCGCACGCGTGTCTCCTGAAGCACTTTTCCTACCTTGGAAGCGGAGGCTGTGTGGAACTCGGGCACGCTCACCGAGGAAGCCCCTGCACACCATGAGCAACTTTTCCAACGCTTCAACCTGCTGCGAGGGAACCTTGAGTGAGAACATCTCGCTGGCGGTCGCCTACGCCTTGCTGGCCGTAGCGGGCAGCTTTGGCAACCTGCTGGTCATTTACCTGGTTTACTCGGTCCGGAAGCTCCGCAACACCAGCAACGCGTTCATCGTGAACGTCTGCGCCGCCGACCTGCTGGTCTGCGCCCTCTGGATGCCCCGGGAGTCGGTGGCCCTGTCTCAGCCCCCGGGGCGAGCCGCCTCCGCGGGTTACCGGACCTTCAGCGGGGGGCTGCTCTTCCTGGGGCTGCTGGTCTCGCTGTTCTCCCACTCGCTCGTCGCCCTCAACCGCTTCGCCCTGATCACCAAGGCACCGGCCGCCTACCGCAACATCTACCGGAGGCGCAACACGGCGGGGATGATCGCCAGCTCCTGGCTGCTGGGCGCCGTCTTGCTGTTGCCCTGGTTCACGGGGCCGGTCCGCACCCAGCGGCGCAGCCGGCGCTGCCCCCAGCTCCTCAACCGCCCGGAGGGCTGCTTCCTTCGGCTCAGTCCCTACCCCACCTCGGTCGCGGCCAGCGCAATCCTCGGTCAGACCGCTGTCCTCCTCTACTCCTACTTCAAAATATTCCGCAAAGTTCAGGTCAGCGTTAAAAGGGTCAGCGTGCTGAACTTCCAGATCATTAACAACCTGTCCTACCCGCTCGCCAGGAAAGACAGGAGGTTGCGCCCCTGTGCCTCCTTCGTCCTGTCGGTCTTCGTCCTGACCACCGAGCCCTTGCTGTGGGTCACCCTGATCGGCCTCTTCGAGCCGGTCCCCGCCCTCCTCTACAATGTCTCctggctcctgctctctctgctctttGTGCTCAGCCCTTACCTGTACACCCGCAAGAACGAGGAGTTCAGGAAATCGCTGCGATCCGTCATCGGGGCTGAGTTTTGCGGGACATCGGTCGGTGTGGAACCGATGATACAAGTTGTGTCCAGGTgaccacccacaccacacaccccccaccttccccccacccccacccccacccccacctcggcAAGCCCAGACCCAGAGCTTGACATCAAACACTGGATCAGCCAAAACTGGTTCACAAGACACTTACAGCGGATCCAGTAAACACCGCGGAAAATGTTTAACCCGAGGGCCGGGCAAAGATAACTGGACTTTTACAAGGCTAATTATTACCTGAAATCGAGTGTTCCAGAAGACACAGTCGTGCTTTGGTGCCGAGTTTGTCCTGTTAATAAGCCGGGCGTgactttgtgtgtctgtgggtggatATGTATGTAGGTGTATACGTGCCTATATGGAGGTGTGTGTTTGCTGCGCTTTATATCGGACAGCATTAATGTTCAGTGAAACAGAACAAGGCTCTGACTATTTTGCTCCCTGCAATGTGCTGTTCATGAAACAACTTGACCACGTTCCCTGAGTAGCCCAGGCCAATTTATAAGCAGCAGCCCCTCCCTGCTATTGTAGTTAttcagagagaggatggagaattGCACCGACagacaaaaataaaattatttagactagtaatcccacccccctcccccgccccattACGGTACATTCGTTACCTGCTAACCACTGGGAAACAACATTTCGAAAAATGCTGCAGTCTGTGCCGGGCCTTCTGCCTGTACTAAATGTTTGCCGACACCCACTCCAAACATAAGGGATAAAAATTCAAATATCTGGAGTCGAAAGTAGGAAGTTAAGCGTCAGAAGAAAAGGCAGGGACAATTATTCTTTCCAAGAGTTGTGGGTTCAGAAATTAATGATTTGGGAAGACCGTTGAAAGCAGTATTAATAAGTTTCAAGAGGCAACTGGATACATTTCTTCAGAGATTGGATGGGGAGGTGGAAACATTTATGACCCAGGatgagccattcggcccatcgcttAGGACACCTCACGTGCATATCCAACATTTTAAAATATGCAATGAGcgattctgcctctaccaccctctcaggcagagtCCCAGATCCCCACAGCATTCTATtgaaaagtttctcctgaattcccctctaagccttccaattgctttaaatccatgccccctggttattgacgtCTCTGCTGAGGGAAATCTATCTaggccctcataattttacacacatcaattaaatctctcctcagccctcactttCCAAAGAAAATAGACTCAGCCTATCCAATGGTTCCTTACAGCTAAAAAAGATTCAATTCCTGGCAGCATCCTCATGGatatcctctgtaccctctctggtGTGAATACATTCTGTAATGTGGCAGCCAAGTCTGTATGCCGTACTCTAGCTGTGTCTAACaaatgttttatacagctccaggataacctccctgctcttacagtCTAGCTTTAGGAAATAAAGGGAAGTATCTTGACcctacctgtcctgccaacttcagaGGTTTGGAGACACACACTActtggtccctctgttcctctactctTTCAAAATTTTATCATCTGCTATGCATTCCATTGCCTTATTTGTTCTCTAAAATGCATTGCTTCatacttctccagattgaattccatttgccactttcctgTCCACTAGACCAGTCCACTGATAGCTCTCCACAGTCTCCAGCTTTCTTCCTCAATATCAATCACACAGCCAACTCACACCTTCTGCAAACTCCTTAATCATggcccctacatttaagtctaaattactgatatatacatatatatatctacaccacaagcagcaagtgattcaGTATTGTGCCCTGCAAAGATCCAGTACTGAGTCCTGAATGGATCCAGTACTGAGACCTGAATGGATCCAGTCCTGAGTCCTGAATGGATGCAGTACAGAATCCTGAACGGATCCAGCACTGAGTCCTGAAGGGAtccagcactgagcactgaatggATCCAGTACTGAGTCCAGCAGAACGCCACTGAAAGCAGCCTTCCTGCCACAAAAAACACCCGTCGAATATAACCTTTGCTTCCCGCCACAGATCCAATTTTGGATTTAACTTGCCCTTTTTCCTTGGATCTCATCAGCATTTAAACATGTAAACACTGACAGCCCCAAGGGTATGAAAGGAGGAAGTCAAAGGCGCGGCCCAGTCATTTTATCCTATGCACTACAGACAACTTTTAATATTATTTTTCAAACTGTATCTGAACGGTGATTTCACCAATTTGCGATCTGTTGGACTATAATAAAGTGCCATTCATTGTCTCCTGTACCTTGTTAGTTTATCATCAGCCAGTTTTCGCTGTTATAAAGCACTGAAGTGGAAAGCGACGTTTACTGCAGAAGAGTTTGAGGATTACTTATTCCCGGATTTCCCAGCGGCCTATGCAAGGACCTGCTCAGCATCCGCGCACAGGTTTCATTTCACACCCTGAAATAGCGCAGTAAATGCGGCACAAGCAACAGCGAAACCACCGCCAATAAACCTGTACATTGGCACAGCGCACAAAGCCAGTTTGCTTAAATTCTTCTTTgacatggtggggggtgggggggggggggccgcggGGAGCGTGGGGAGCCCATGGATCTATCCAAGGACAACAGGAGCACTGGAAAAGCCATCCCAGTATTAGCCAGGCACCACCAGTGGACGCCTGTCAGTGGGAACGGTTTTCGGTATTAAGCAGATTTGCTGGAATTTGGGATTTGATTGCagtaggtgcacacacacacacacacacacacacacacatatatataatcaGGCCTGGAATGAGAGGGAGGTAAAGGAAATGAGTGAATAAATTGTTATACCCTCCACCAGGAACTCCACTGATAATGTGaggttggtgcagcagcttcttgt from Carcharodon carcharias isolate sCarCar2 chromosome 16, sCarCar2.pri, whole genome shotgun sequence includes these protein-coding regions:
- the LOC121289380 gene encoding putative per-hexamer repeat protein 5, producing MATFRDGEFSMKFFCKKAYLEMFVIAIQVENNFLVSSRLGYTDDITGKIGIITGEETNCEISAEIGAVTGEDTGGETGPEVDAEIGEETGAEFGAEISDEIDEEVGEETGAEVGAEIGEETAAEVGAEISDEIDEEAGAEVGAEIGEETGAEVGAEIDEETGAEVGAEISDEIDEEAGAEFGEETGAETGEETGAEVGAEISDEIDEEAGAEVGEETGAEVGEETGAEVGAEISDEIDEETGAEVGEETGAEVGAEISDEIDEETGAETGEEAGVEIGEKTAENTSDEVGAEMDEDIGDETGEETIEGTGAEVGAETGKETGAETGDVIGAEIGEGTGAEVGEETSAEVGAEISDELDEEAGAEVGEETSAEVGAEISDEIDEEADDETGEETIEGTGAETGKETGAETGEETGDVIGAEIGEGTVAEVGAEIGEETGAEVSEETSPEVGVEISDEIDEEAGAEVGEETSAEVGAEISDEIDEEAGAEFGEEAGVEIGEKTAENTSDEVGAEMDEDVGDETGDEIDDDSGAEIGEQTGTDVGAEIGEESGAEVGAEISDEIDEEAGAETAEETGVEIGEKTAE
- the gpr88 gene encoding probable G-protein coupled receptor 88 codes for the protein MSNFSNASTCCEGTLSENISLAVAYALLAVAGSFGNLLVIYLVYSVRKLRNTSNAFIVNVCAADLLVCALWMPRESVALSQPPGRAASAGYRTFSGGLLFLGLLVSLFSHSLVALNRFALITKAPAAYRNIYRRRNTAGMIASSWLLGAVLLLPWFTGPVRTQRRSRRCPQLLNRPEGCFLRLSPYPTSVAASAILGQTAVLLYSYFKIFRKVQVSVKRVSVLNFQIINNLSYPLARKDRRLRPCASFVLSVFVLTTEPLLWVTLIGLFEPVPALLYNVSWLLLSLLFVLSPYLYTRKNEEFRKSLRSVIGAEFCGTSVGVEPMIQVVSR